From the genome of Alphaproteobacteria bacterium, one region includes:
- the gdhA gene encoding NADP-specific glutamate dehydrogenase, with the protein MDWVIDRNPGETVFHQAVHEVAETVIPFINANPVYAKIKVLERMVEPDRVVSFRVAWADDNGEVQINRGYRVQFNNSIGPYKGGIRFHPSVNQGVLKFLGFEQTFKNSLTRLPMGGGKGGADFDPKGRSQHEIMRFCQSYMTELFRYVGPDVDVPAGDIGVGGREIGYMFGQYKRLTGHFNGVLTGKGLEYGGSLMRTEATGYGAVYFLEDMLHHVGNGIEGKTAVVSGSGNVATHAAEKVLHRGGKPVTLSDSGGFIHDPEGFSQEKIDWIKRHKAKRGARISAYVDEFGGTFHEGQRPWAVPCDVALPCATQNELDEGDARALIANGCKAVTEGANMPCTAEAVAALQGAGVLYAPGKASNAGGVGMSGLEMSQNSARLHREEEDLRTALRKIMSDIHAACVAQGSGPDGKVDYVKGANIAGFKKVADAMLAFGVV; encoded by the coding sequence ATGGATTGGGTGATCGACCGCAACCCCGGTGAAACCGTGTTTCATCAGGCCGTGCACGAGGTCGCCGAAACGGTCATCCCCTTCATCAACGCCAATCCGGTCTATGCCAAAATCAAGGTGCTGGAGCGGATGGTGGAACCCGACCGCGTCGTCTCCTTCCGGGTGGCGTGGGCCGACGACAATGGCGAGGTCCAGATCAACCGCGGCTACCGCGTCCAGTTCAACAACTCCATCGGCCCGTACAAGGGCGGCATCCGCTTTCATCCGTCGGTCAACCAGGGCGTCCTGAAATTCCTGGGTTTCGAGCAGACCTTCAAGAACTCGCTCACCCGCCTGCCCATGGGCGGCGGCAAGGGCGGCGCCGACTTCGACCCGAAGGGGCGCAGCCAGCACGAAATCATGCGCTTCTGCCAGAGCTACATGACCGAACTGTTCCGCTATGTCGGCCCGGACGTGGACGTGCCGGCCGGCGATATCGGCGTTGGCGGCCGTGAGATCGGCTATATGTTCGGCCAGTACAAGCGCCTGACCGGCCACTTCAACGGCGTGCTGACCGGCAAGGGCTTGGAATACGGCGGCTCGCTCATGCGGACGGAAGCGACCGGCTATGGCGCGGTCTATTTCCTGGAAGACATGCTGCACCATGTGGGCAACGGCATCGAGGGCAAGACCGCGGTCGTTTCCGGCTCGGGCAATGTCGCGACCCATGCGGCGGAAAAGGTGCTGCACCGCGGCGGCAAGCCGGTCACCCTCTCGGACTCCGGCGGTTTCATCCACGATCCCGAAGGCTTCAGCCAGGAAAAGATCGACTGGATCAAACGGCACAAGGCAAAACGTGGCGCCCGCATCAGCGCCTATGTCGACGAATTCGGCGGCACCTTCCACGAGGGCCAGCGCCCCTGGGCCGTTCCCTGTGACGTCGCCCTGCCCTGCGCCACGCAGAACGAGTTGGACGAGGGCGATGCCCGGGCGCTGATCGCCAATGGCTGCAAGGCCGTCACCGAAGGCGCCAACATGCCCTGCACCGCCGAGGCGGTGGCCGCCCTGCAAGGCGCGGGCGTGCTCTATGCGCCGGGCAAGGCCTCGAACGCCGGCGGCGTCGGCATGTCGGGCCTGGAAATGAGCCAGAATTCCGCCCGTCTGCACCGGGAGGAAGAAGACCTGCGCACCGCGCTGCGCAAGATCATGAGCGACATTCACGCGGCCTGCGTCGCCCAGGGCTCGGGCCCGGACGGCAAGGTGGACTATGTGAAGGGCGCGAACATCGCCGGCTTCAAGAAGGTCGCCGACGCGATGCTGGCGTTCGGCGTGGTCTGA
- a CDS encoding enoyl-CoA hydratase/isomerase family protein → MAFIRVEQNGPVKTITMTRGEKRNALNLAMLDEMTQAFRAEPAAADRVIVLRAEGPAFCSGIDLAERLEKPANPGESPIEVMLHAMEMNPLPIVGVVHGDAIAGGNELALHCDFVVASTSARFGMSLAQIGLAPTWFLTKKLMEVAGPVWAREILLLGDPLPSTKMHELGIIGRVAPPYDLQKEAQKVIDRLAANAPLSLRAMKSMMVRQMAYRDGIEHAEQDRLVEATRHSQDSREGIRARLEKRTADFKGV, encoded by the coding sequence ATGGCCTTTATTCGCGTAGAGCAGAACGGTCCCGTCAAGACCATCACCATGACCCGCGGCGAGAAGCGCAACGCGCTGAACCTCGCCATGCTGGACGAGATGACCCAGGCCTTTCGCGCGGAGCCGGCCGCCGCGGACCGGGTGATCGTGCTCCGGGCGGAGGGGCCGGCCTTCTGCTCCGGCATCGACCTGGCCGAGCGGCTGGAAAAGCCCGCCAATCCGGGCGAATCGCCGATCGAGGTGATGCTGCACGCCATGGAGATGAACCCGCTGCCCATTGTCGGCGTCGTGCATGGCGATGCCATTGCCGGCGGCAACGAGCTGGCGCTGCACTGCGATTTCGTCGTGGCCTCGACCAGCGCGCGCTTCGGCATGAGCCTGGCCCAGATCGGCCTGGCGCCGACCTGGTTCCTGACCAAGAAGCTGATGGAGGTGGCCGGGCCGGTCTGGGCGCGGGAAATCCTGCTGCTGGGCGACCCGCTGCCGTCGACGAAAATGCACGAGCTCGGCATTATCGGCCGGGTCGCGCCGCCCTACGACTTGCAGAAAGAGGCGCAGAAGGTGATCGACCGGCTGGCCGCGAACGCGCCGCTCAGCCTGCGCGCCATGAAAAGCATGATGGTGCGCCAGATGGCCTACCGCGACGGCATCGAGCATGCCGAGCAGGACCGGCTGGTGGAGGCGACCCGCCACAGCCAGGATTCGAGGGAGGGCATCCGCGCCCGCCTCGAAAAACGCACCGCCGATTTCAAGGGAGTCTGA
- a CDS encoding CoA transferase — MSEEASLNRLPLEGVRVLDLGQIYNGPYAGWLLAQAGADVIKVEPLRGDALRGRGRTKGAMPWSVAALNQNKRGLALDLKSGAGKALLFDLARRADILLENFAPGVMDRLGCGAKELQTANPRLIYASSSGFGTTGPDRDKLAMDLTIQASSGMMSVTGPEGGPPMKAGMAVCDFLGGVHLYSAIMTALYERTVTGVGRVVEVAMVEAALPVLTTNFAGMFENGGVPVPRRGNKHPAKAAAPYNVYECRDGYIALLCIREEHWHNVARVIGREDLLDDPRFADPATRAAHDDLVDEVMLAWSRKLPKQEAARQMQDAHVACAVIRDLTEIVDDPHLRGRGALFEQHHPVMGDVVLPHSPLRFQGAPFPPDVPSPELGQHSRAVLADWLNLSQGEIDVLYAEGAIA; from the coding sequence ATGAGCGAAGAGGCGTCTTTGAACCGTCTGCCGCTGGAAGGCGTCCGGGTTCTCGACCTCGGCCAGATTTACAACGGTCCCTATGCCGGCTGGCTGCTGGCGCAGGCGGGGGCCGATGTGATCAAGGTGGAGCCGTTGCGTGGCGATGCGCTGCGCGGGCGTGGCCGGACCAAGGGCGCCATGCCCTGGTCCGTCGCCGCGCTGAACCAGAACAAGCGCGGTCTGGCGCTGGACCTGAAATCGGGCGCGGGCAAGGCGCTGCTGTTCGACCTGGCGCGCAGGGCCGACATTCTCCTGGAGAATTTCGCGCCCGGCGTCATGGACCGGCTCGGCTGCGGCGCCAAGGAACTCCAGACCGCCAATCCGCGCCTGATCTACGCCAGCAGCAGCGGCTTCGGCACCACGGGGCCGGACCGGGACAAGCTGGCCATGGACCTGACCATCCAGGCGTCCAGCGGCATGATGAGCGTGACGGGGCCGGAGGGCGGGCCGCCGATGAAGGCCGGCATGGCCGTCTGCGATTTTCTGGGCGGCGTGCACCTCTATTCCGCCATCATGACCGCCCTTTACGAGCGCACGGTCACCGGTGTCGGGCGGGTGGTCGAGGTGGCGATGGTGGAGGCGGCCCTGCCGGTGCTCACCACCAATTTCGCCGGCATGTTCGAGAATGGCGGCGTGCCGGTGCCGCGGCGCGGCAACAAGCATCCGGCCAAGGCCGCCGCGCCCTACAACGTCTATGAGTGTCGGGACGGCTATATCGCGCTGCTCTGCATCCGCGAGGAGCACTGGCACAACGTCGCCCGGGTCATCGGCCGCGAGGACCTGCTGGACGATCCGCGCTTTGCCGACCCCGCGACCCGCGCCGCCCATGACGATCTGGTGGACGAGGTCATGCTGGCCTGGAGCCGCAAGCTGCCGAAACAGGAGGCGGCACGGCAGATGCAGGACGCCCATGTCGCCTGTGCCGTCATCCGGGATTTGACGGAGATTGTCGACGACCCGCACCTGCGCGGCCGCGGCGCGCTGTTCGAGCAGCATCACCCGGTGATGGGGGATGTGGTGCTGCCGCATTCGCCCTTGCGCTTCCAGGGGGCGCCCTTCCCGCCGGACGTGCCCAGCCCCGAATTGGGCCAGCACAGCCGCGCGGTGCTGGCCGACTGGCTCAATTTGAGTCAGGGGGAGATCGACGTGCTTTATGCCGAGGGCGCCATCGCCTGA
- a CDS encoding acyl-CoA dehydrogenase family protein: protein MDLSLSEEQKMIVDQVRRFVREEIWPLEDKLDPDTDELPEADRARLVSRTQEMGLFGLDIPPEYGGPDVDIVTRTLIAIEMSQHRAGLYAPCYGVFGGVGGPGQLFEANDWQKEKWLFPTLRGEKKAFFGLSEPSGGSDPARAIQTRAVEDGDDYIINGSKLWISNADRAQYGLVFARTDPSKGRGGVTCFIVDTDTPGFHVRRIVHTLRSARYATELGFTDMRIPKTHILGKLNGGFSIANDRLARQRIPYSAACIGVAIKAHELAIEYAKIRETFGAPLASRQAIQWMLVDNEMDIRAARWHTLEAASKAHNGEPFRMEASIAKITGSEAGGRVVDRCMQIHGGLGVAKDLPFERWYREMRIRRIGEGPNEVQRHIVARDVLGMGLR from the coding sequence ATGGATCTCTCCCTCTCCGAAGAGCAAAAAATGATCGTCGACCAGGTCCGCCGCTTTGTGCGGGAGGAAATCTGGCCGTTGGAAGACAAGCTCGACCCCGACACCGACGAACTGCCGGAGGCGGACCGCGCCCGGCTGGTCAGCCGCACCCAGGAAATGGGCCTGTTCGGGCTCGACATTCCGCCGGAATACGGCGGCCCGGACGTGGACATCGTCACCCGCACCCTGATCGCCATCGAGATGAGCCAGCATCGCGCCGGCCTCTATGCGCCCTGCTATGGCGTGTTCGGCGGCGTCGGCGGGCCCGGCCAGTTGTTCGAGGCCAATGACTGGCAGAAGGAGAAATGGCTGTTCCCGACGCTGCGCGGCGAGAAGAAGGCGTTTTTCGGCCTGTCCGAACCCTCCGGCGGCTCCGACCCGGCACGCGCGATCCAGACCCGCGCGGTCGAGGATGGCGACGACTACATCATCAACGGCTCGAAACTGTGGATCTCCAACGCCGACCGCGCCCAATACGGTCTGGTGTTCGCGCGCACCGACCCGAGCAAGGGCCGCGGCGGCGTCACCTGTTTCATCGTCGACACCGACACCCCCGGCTTTCATGTGCGCCGCATCGTGCACACGCTGCGCTCGGCCCGTTATGCGACGGAACTGGGCTTCACCGACATGCGCATCCCCAAGACGCACATTCTCGGCAAGCTGAACGGCGGCTTCTCCATCGCCAACGACCGGTTGGCGCGCCAGCGCATCCCCTATTCCGCCGCCTGCATCGGCGTCGCCATCAAGGCGCACGAACTGGCAATCGAATACGCGAAGATCCGCGAGACCTTCGGCGCACCGCTCGCCAGCCGCCAGGCGATCCAGTGGATGCTGGTCGACAACGAAATGGATATCCGCGCCGCCCGCTGGCACACGCTGGAAGCGGCCAGCAAGGCCCACAATGGCGAGCCGTTCCGCATGGAGGCCTCCATCGCCAAGATCACCGGCAGCGAGGCCGGCGGTCGGGTTGTCGACCGCTGCATGCAGATCCATGGCGGGCTGGGCGTCGCCAAGGACCTGCCGTTCGAGCGCTGGTACCGCGAAATGCGCATCCGCCGCATCGGCGAGGGCCCGAACGAGGTGCAACGCCATATCGTCGCCCGCGACGTGCTGGGCATGGGGCTGCGATGA